The Polaribacter tangerinus genome has a segment encoding these proteins:
- a CDS encoding shikimate dehydrogenase family protein: MEEIKNKTFGLLGKNISYSFSRGYFTEKFLKLNLTNHNYVNFDLQTIEDFPSILKSTPFLGGINVTIPYKEAVLPYLEMLDDTAKDIGAVNTIKIVKNGQLKGYNSDVVGFTKSIIPLIKEHHKFALILGTGGASKAVAYGLHKLGISYKFVSRKPSKANEISYSSLSEQVLKKYQLIVNCTPLGTSPEIEKYPDIPYQYLTNLHLLYDLIYNPVLSTFLSKGKAQGAIVKNGYEMLELQAEESWRIWNL; this comes from the coding sequence ATGGAAGAAATAAAAAATAAAACTTTTGGTTTGTTAGGAAAAAATATTTCCTATTCTTTTTCTCGTGGATATTTTACTGAGAAATTTTTAAAACTAAATTTAACAAATCATAATTACGTAAATTTCGATTTACAAACCATAGAAGATTTTCCATCAATTTTAAAAAGCACACCTTTTTTAGGAGGTATTAATGTGACCATACCATACAAAGAAGCTGTTTTGCCTTACCTAGAAATGTTAGACGATACAGCCAAAGATATTGGGGCAGTAAATACTATTAAAATAGTAAAAAACGGACAATTAAAAGGATATAATTCTGATGTTGTTGGGTTTACAAAATCTATTATTCCTTTAATTAAAGAGCATCACAAATTTGCGCTTATTTTAGGAACTGGTGGGGCTTCTAAGGCAGTTGCTTATGGTTTACATAAGCTTGGTATTTCCTATAAATTTGTGTCTAGAAAGCCGTCTAAGGCAAATGAAATTAGCTATAGCAGTTTGTCTGAACAAGTATTAAAAAAATATCAGTTAATTGTAAACTGCACTCCTTTAGGTACATCACCAGAAATAGAAAAATATCCTGATATTCCTTATCAATATCTTACGAACTTACATTTATTGTACGATTTAATTTACAATCCTGTTCTTTCTACTTTTTTATCAAAAGGAAAAGCGCAAGGAGCCATTGTAAAAAATGGATATGAAATGTTGGAACTACAAGCAGAAGAATCTTGGCGTATTTGGAATCTATAG
- a CDS encoding DUF368 domain-containing protein gives MPTQRSLAAKTILFLKGLAMGAANKVPGVSGGTVSFVFGFYEELIYSFKKINLTAIKLLINGRFKSFFYYTNAQFLLLIMGGSIFSYFSISLVLDYFLVNYELYVWSWFFGMIIGSVIYIAKGFGEWNAKNISSLLIGVVVGLGISFLKPASENDNLWFVFLCGIVGVSGMTLPGLSGSFILILMGNYVLLLVDAVNELFFITTSILMGNFDVLEDPEKIRYLKIISVFTAGSIFGLVTFSHILGYVLKKYNAIVTAVIIGFITGSLGIVWPWKKAIYLQQNDTFLLDKTGQKIVANYERFIPDVLSSETWFAILYIFIGVGLIVIIDFYGRNKK, from the coding sequence ATGCCTACACAAAGAAGTTTAGCAGCAAAAACAATCCTTTTTTTAAAAGGCTTAGCAATGGGTGCAGCTAATAAAGTACCAGGTGTTTCTGGGGGTACAGTATCTTTTGTATTTGGGTTTTATGAAGAGTTAATTTATTCTTTTAAAAAAATTAATCTAACGGCTATAAAACTACTTATCAACGGTCGTTTTAAGAGCTTTTTTTACTATACTAATGCTCAGTTTTTACTTCTAATAATGGGAGGTAGCATTTTTAGCTATTTTAGTATTTCGTTAGTATTAGATTATTTTTTGGTGAATTATGAGCTGTATGTTTGGAGTTGGTTTTTTGGAATGATTATTGGCTCGGTAATTTATATCGCTAAAGGATTTGGTGAATGGAATGCCAAAAATATTTCTTCACTTCTTATAGGTGTTGTTGTTGGTTTAGGAATTAGTTTTTTAAAACCTGCTTCGGAAAATGATAATTTGTGGTTTGTGTTTTTATGTGGTATTGTAGGAGTTTCTGGTATGACTTTACCTGGTTTGTCAGGTTCTTTTATCCTTATTTTAATGGGAAACTATGTATTACTTCTTGTAGATGCTGTAAATGAGTTATTTTTTATTACAACAAGTATACTAATGGGTAATTTTGATGTGTTAGAGGATCCTGAAAAAATTAGGTACCTTAAAATAATAAGTGTTTTTACAGCAGGTTCTATTTTTGGTTTGGTTACTTTTTCGCATATTTTGGGCTATGTTTTAAAAAAATATAATGCTATTGTAACAGCTGTTATTATTGGGTTTATTACAGGTTCTTTAGGTATTGTTTGGCCTTGGAAAAAGGCTATTTATTTACAGCAAAACGATACTTTTTTGCTAGATAAAACCGGACAAAAAATAGTGGCAAATTACGAACGTTTTATTCCAGATGTTTTAAGTTCAGAAACTTGGTTTGCTATTTTATATATATTTATTGGTGTTGGTTTAATTGTTATTATAGATTTTTATGGAAGAAATAAAAAATAA
- a CDS encoding DUF368 domain-containing protein, translated as MAKNTKNYIVIALKGMAMGAADVVPGVSGGTIAFITGIYEELLSAISNINLQLLITIKKEGFKAAWKTINGNFLLALGIGIFISILTLAKSIKWLLENEPILLWSFFFGLVLASIIYIGKQITKWTIYAVLGLILAGFIAYYITTLTPLVSENSSLLFLFLAGAIAICAMILPGISGAFILVLLGAYKPILAAVNDRDLKTIAVVGLGAIVGLLSFSKILKWLFANYKNVTLSVLTGFIIGSLNKIWPWKITTSVFVKETGETIPFSQVSELGSLFVYQQQTSNFEGYKIALEKSVLPTHFSEVNNFLDAQILPAILLAIAGFVLILLMEKLAIKKQ; from the coding sequence ATGGCAAAAAACACCAAGAATTATATTGTAATTGCTCTAAAAGGAATGGCTATGGGAGCCGCAGATGTTGTGCCAGGTGTATCTGGTGGTACCATTGCATTTATCACCGGAATTTATGAAGAGTTGCTCAGTGCTATAAGCAACATCAACTTACAATTACTAATTACAATAAAAAAAGAAGGTTTTAAGGCTGCTTGGAAAACTATAAATGGAAACTTTCTTTTGGCATTAGGTATCGGAATATTTATTAGCATCTTAACACTAGCAAAATCTATAAAATGGTTGTTAGAAAACGAGCCTATTTTACTATGGTCTTTTTTCTTCGGATTGGTGCTAGCAAGTATTATTTACATAGGTAAACAAATTACAAAATGGACAATTTATGCTGTTTTAGGATTGATTTTGGCAGGTTTTATAGCCTATTATATTACTACATTAACTCCCTTAGTTAGTGAGAATTCCTCTTTGTTGTTTTTGTTTTTAGCTGGAGCTATTGCTATTTGCGCTATGATTTTACCAGGTATTTCTGGTGCTTTTATTTTAGTATTATTGGGTGCTTATAAACCTATTTTAGCTGCTGTTAACGATAGAGATTTAAAAACTATTGCAGTAGTTGGTTTAGGGGCAATTGTAGGTTTATTATCTTTTTCTAAAATATTAAAATGGCTCTTTGCCAATTATAAAAATGTTACTTTATCTGTATTAACAGGTTTTATTATAGGCTCACTTAATAAAATATGGCCATGGAAAATTACTACATCAGTTTTTGTGAAAGAAACAGGTGAAACAATTCCTTTTTCTCAAGTTTCAGAACTTGGTAGTCTTTTTGTGTATCAGCAACAAACTTCTAATTTCGAAGGTTATAAAATCGCATTAGAAAAAAGTGTGCTTCCCACTCATTTTTCGGAAGTAAATAATTTTTTAGACGCACAAATATTGCCAGCTATACTTTTGGCTATTGCAGGATTTGTACTTATTTTATTGATGGAAAAGTTAGCCATAAAAAAACAATAA
- a CDS encoding SGNH/GDSL hydrolase family protein has product MQLLYIFGFLIALPLFPIVYFQGKNIRKNVPRLPPAKKPKGFVNNSYKNTLQVLCIGESTIAGVGVDTHKNGFSGAFAKRLSTLLQHNIKWVVYAKSGYTASKIAQKTMVNLPTISVDVIVIGLGGNDAFTLNSPKKWAKDIDNIIQILRHKYPKTPIYFTNMPPIKEFPAFTKTIKFVIGNLVEILGKQLYKVVTKHPKVYYNKEVITLQKWTHKHGLKNKDTSIYFSDGIHPSKQTYTIWGQEMADFVAKNYLNNL; this is encoded by the coding sequence ATGCAATTACTATACATTTTTGGGTTTCTTATAGCTTTACCTTTGTTTCCTATTGTATACTTTCAAGGAAAAAACATACGCAAAAATGTACCTAGGCTTCCTCCTGCAAAAAAACCAAAAGGCTTTGTTAATAATAGCTACAAAAACACATTACAAGTTTTATGTATTGGAGAAAGCACAATTGCTGGTGTTGGAGTAGATACTCATAAAAATGGATTTAGTGGTGCGTTTGCTAAAAGACTTTCTACCTTACTGCAGCACAATATTAAATGGGTAGTTTATGCCAAAAGTGGTTATACGGCATCAAAAATAGCCCAAAAAACTATGGTAAATTTACCAACTATCTCTGTAGATGTTATTGTAATAGGACTTGGCGGAAACGATGCTTTTACACTAAATTCTCCAAAAAAATGGGCAAAAGATATCGATAATATTATTCAAATATTGAGACATAAATATCCTAAAACACCCATTTATTTTACAAATATGCCACCAATTAAAGAGTTTCCTGCGTTTACAAAAACAATAAAATTTGTGATCGGAAACTTAGTAGAAATTCTTGGTAAGCAATTATATAAAGTAGTTACAAAACACCCGAAAGTATATTATAACAAAGAAGTGATTACTCTACAAAAATGGACTCATAAGCATGGACTTAAAAATAAAGATACTTCCATTTATTTTAGTGATGGTATACACCCAAGTAAACAAACGTATACTATATGGGGACAAGAAATGGCTGATTTTGTTGCCAAGAACTATTTGAATAATCTATAA
- a CDS encoding DUF6952 family protein, which produces MKLPVIKHLTNFIEENDQDYVLETIETLEALTEVPSLKDEELDVIGELISNMYGAVEVDKMVKEGTPKKEALNSFMKRVLGSIDN; this is translated from the coding sequence ATGAAATTACCAGTAATTAAACATTTAACTAATTTTATCGAAGAGAACGATCAAGATTATGTGTTAGAAACTATTGAAACTTTAGAGGCTTTAACAGAAGTTCCTTCTTTAAAAGATGAAGAATTAGATGTTATAGGTGAGTTAATTTCTAATATGTATGGTGCTGTAGAAGTAGATAAAATGGTAAAAGAAGGCACGCCAAAAAAAGAAGCTTTAAACAGTTTTATGAAGCGTGTACTAGGTTCTATAGATAATTAA
- a CDS encoding thioredoxin family protein, producing the protein MVQELSADNLQEIVKSNNKVIVQYSATWCGNCRIMKPKFKKLATENEGVTFVIADAEKFPESRKLADVSNLPTFATFENGAKKNQVQTNKFEVLKDLVNEVN; encoded by the coding sequence ATGGTACAAGAATTATCCGCGGACAATTTACAAGAAATTGTAAAATCTAACAATAAAGTAATTGTGCAATATTCTGCAACATGGTGTGGAAATTGTAGAATTATGAAACCAAAATTTAAGAAATTAGCTACTGAAAATGAAGGGGTTACTTTTGTAATTGCCGATGCAGAAAAGTTTCCAGAAAGTAGAAAATTAGCAGATGTTAGTAATTTACCAACTTTTGCAACTTTTGAAAACGGTGCTAAGAAAAATCAAGTACAAACTAATAAGTTCGAAGTTTTAAAAGACTTGGTAAACGAAGTAAACTAA
- a CDS encoding peroxiredoxin, with translation MATAVGKKFPDLNVDAMNDMGDTFKINVLEEAVNNKKKVLLFWYPKDFTFVCPTELHAFQAALAEFEKRNTIVIGASCDTPEVHFAWLSTSKDNGGIEGVTYPILADSNRNLSSILGILDITNETFDEATQTVQVEGDNVTYRATYLIDEEGTVFHEGINHMPVGRNVNEFLRLIDAYAHVQKNGEVCPANWEEGKEAMAANAKGTAEYLSKH, from the coding sequence ATGGCAACAGCAGTTGGTAAAAAATTTCCAGATTTAAATGTAGATGCAATGAACGATATGGGAGATACGTTCAAAATTAACGTCTTAGAAGAGGCCGTTAACAACAAAAAGAAAGTGTTATTATTTTGGTATCCAAAAGATTTTACTTTCGTTTGCCCAACAGAATTACATGCTTTTCAAGCTGCATTAGCAGAATTCGAAAAAAGAAATACTATTGTTATAGGTGCTTCTTGCGATACACCTGAAGTTCATTTTGCATGGTTAAGTACTTCTAAAGACAATGGTGGTATAGAAGGAGTAACTTACCCAATATTGGCAGACAGTAATAGAAATTTATCATCTATTTTAGGAATTCTAGACATTACAAACGAAACTTTTGATGAGGCTACGCAAACAGTTCAGGTAGAGGGAGATAATGTTACGTACAGAGCAACTTATTTAATTGATGAAGAAGGTACTGTTTTTCATGAAGGAATAAACCATATGCCAGTAGGTAGGAATGTAAATGAGTTTTTACGTTTAATTGATGCTTATGCACACGTTCAAAAAAATGGAGAAGTGTGTCCAGCAAACTGGGAAGAAGGTAAGGAAGCAATGGCTGCTAATGCAAAAGGTACTGCAGAGTATTTATCTAAGCACTAG
- a CDS encoding sigma-54-dependent transcriptional regulator, which translates to MSRILIIEDEAAIRRVLIKIISEENDTYNVEEASDGLEGIEKIKNNEYDLVFCDIKMPKMDGVEVLEKAKKIKPEIPIVMISGHGDIETAVNTMRLGAFDYISKPPDLNRLLNTVRNALEKKTLVLENKRLKKKVSKNYEMIGESAAISHIKDIIEKVAATDARVLITGPNGTGKELVAHWLHEKSDRHKAALIEVNCAAIPSELIESELFGHVKGSFTGANKDRAGKFEAANHGTIFLDEIGDMSLSAQAKVLRALQENKIARVGSDKDIKVNVRVIAATNKNLQEEITQGRFREDLYHRLAVILIKVPALNDRRDDIPLLVNFFASKICEEQGIPEKIFSEEAISLLQDYNWTGNIRELRNVVERLLILGEKTVSANDVKLFASK; encoded by the coding sequence ATGAGTAGAATACTAATTATTGAAGACGAAGCTGCCATTAGACGGGTATTAATCAAAATTATATCCGAAGAAAATGACACCTATAATGTAGAAGAAGCATCTGATGGTTTGGAAGGGATAGAGAAAATAAAAAATAATGAGTATGATTTGGTGTTTTGTGATATTAAAATGCCAAAAATGGACGGTGTAGAAGTATTAGAAAAAGCAAAAAAGATAAAACCAGAAATTCCGATTGTGATGATTTCTGGTCACGGCGATATAGAAACAGCTGTAAACACGATGCGTTTGGGTGCTTTTGACTACATATCGAAACCACCAGATTTAAATCGTCTTTTAAATACCGTTAGAAATGCACTTGAAAAGAAAACGCTTGTTTTAGAAAATAAACGTCTCAAAAAAAAAGTGAGTAAAAATTATGAGATGATTGGAGAAAGTGCAGCAATTTCTCATATAAAAGACATCATAGAAAAAGTTGCGGCTACTGATGCAAGAGTTTTAATTACCGGACCAAACGGAACAGGAAAAGAGTTAGTGGCACATTGGTTACATGAAAAATCCGACAGACATAAAGCGGCATTAATTGAGGTTAATTGTGCAGCCATACCATCTGAATTGATAGAAAGTGAACTTTTTGGACATGTAAAAGGCTCTTTTACTGGAGCTAATAAAGACAGAGCAGGAAAATTTGAAGCAGCAAATCACGGAACTATATTTTTAGATGAGATAGGCGATATGAGTTTGTCTGCACAAGCAAAAGTTTTAAGAGCATTACAAGAAAATAAAATAGCCAGAGTAGGAAGTGATAAAGATATTAAGGTAAATGTAAGAGTGATTGCTGCTACTAACAAAAACCTACAAGAAGAAATTACGCAAGGAAGGTTTCGAGAAGACTTGTACCACAGATTGGCAGTAATTTTAATAAAAGTACCAGCATTAAATGATCGGAGAGATGATATTCCTTTACTAGTAAATTTTTTTGCAAGTAAAATTTGTGAAGAACAAGGAATTCCTGAAAAAATATTTTCTGAGGAAGCTATATCTCTGTTGCAAGACTATAATTGGACAGGTAATATTAGAGAACTCAGAAATGTTGTGGAGCGCCTACTTATTTTAGGTGAAAAAACGGTATCTGCTAATGATGTAAAACTTTTTGCTAGTAAATAG
- a CDS encoding mechanosensitive ion channel family protein: MQDSIANVTDTIVGETNSILNHTFHLSDKISISVRGLLFIVISLVITSVVLKLVRRIVTKKLPENDKPKFVTVFTYLRWFVYLVIFLVAMNASGVNVTAVFAASAALLIGVGLAMQTLFQDIISGLFILVDQSVHVGDIIELEGKVGRVLEIRLRTTRAVTIDNKVLVIPNHLYLTNILYNWTENGTETRENVNVGVAYGSNVALVKQLLIEAANEHDAILSEPAPNVLFTEFADSSLNFSLVFSLNNSFEARFVQSDLRFEIDKKFRENKVQIPFPQRDVHLFQKS, translated from the coding sequence ATGCAAGATAGTATAGCAAATGTAACAGATACAATTGTTGGTGAAACAAACTCTATTTTAAATCATACTTTTCATTTATCAGACAAAATAAGTATTAGTGTAAGAGGACTTTTATTTATTGTTATTTCATTAGTAATAACTTCTGTAGTGTTAAAATTAGTTCGTAGAATAGTAACAAAAAAATTACCTGAAAACGATAAACCCAAATTTGTAACTGTATTTACCTACTTAAGATGGTTTGTGTATTTAGTTATTTTTTTAGTAGCTATGAATGCATCCGGAGTAAATGTTACAGCAGTTTTTGCAGCTTCTGCAGCTTTACTAATAGGTGTTGGTTTGGCAATGCAAACCTTGTTTCAAGACATTATTTCTGGTCTTTTTATTTTAGTAGATCAGTCTGTACATGTGGGGGATATTATTGAATTAGAAGGTAAAGTTGGGCGTGTTTTAGAAATTCGATTAAGAACAACTAGAGCGGTTACAATAGATAATAAAGTATTGGTAATTCCAAATCATTTGTATCTAACAAATATTCTTTATAATTGGACAGAGAACGGAACAGAAACAAGAGAAAATGTAAATGTAGGGGTTGCTTATGGTAGTAATGTTGCGTTGGTTAAGCAATTGCTAATAGAGGCTGCCAATGAGCATGATGCTATTTTATCGGAGCCTGCACCCAATGTTTTGTTTACAGAATTTGCAGATAGTTCACTTAATTTTTCTTTGGTTTTCTCTTTAAATAATAGTTTTGAAGCTAGATTTGTACAAAGTGATTTACGTTTCGAAATAGATAAAAAATTTAGAGAAAATAAAGTGCAAATTCCTTTTCCACAAAGAGATGTTCATTTATTTCAGAAATCTTAA
- a CDS encoding ABC transporter permease, with translation MSKLKLIIQREFIAKVRNKSFLMMTFLSPLLMIGMGALVFFLMKKNDEKVKEIVYVDNSKLFTKDDFTDTKTIHYQDFTALGITETKKKVADGNYYGVLYIPQKDSLELLAKSIEFYSKDTPGFSVIGVLEGKIENKIRNEKLTSLGIDVAQIKASKIATDIKMYNFSGEESSKLINGLKIGVGAIAGYLLMMFVIIYGSSVMRSVIEEKTSRIIEIIVSSVKPFQLMLGKIIGNASAGLVQFFIWGILLLVISSVLSAIFGINVVEMQTARIPDAQMEVVKDAAGIDKVQLLIQEIASLPLLKLFILFIFYFLGGFMLYSSLFAAVGAAVDNETDTQQFMLPIMLPLILGVYVGFATVINEPHGSMAVLFSHIPFTSPIVMLMRVPFGVSWLEIVLSMSLLVATFVFMVWLASKIYRVGILMYGKKPTYKDLYKWLKY, from the coding sequence ATGAGCAAATTAAAACTTATTATACAGAGAGAGTTTATTGCAAAGGTTCGTAACAAATCTTTTTTAATGATGACTTTCTTAAGTCCGTTGTTAATGATAGGTATGGGTGCCTTAGTGTTTTTTTTGATGAAAAAGAATGACGAAAAAGTTAAAGAAATAGTGTATGTAGATAATTCTAAACTATTTACCAAAGATGATTTTACAGATACAAAAACTATACATTATCAAGATTTTACTGCATTAGGTATTACAGAAACTAAGAAAAAAGTAGCCGATGGTAATTATTATGGTGTTTTGTATATACCACAAAAAGACAGCTTAGAATTATTAGCTAAATCTATAGAGTTTTATTCTAAAGACACCCCTGGTTTTTCTGTAATTGGTGTTTTAGAAGGTAAAATTGAGAATAAAATTAGGAATGAAAAGTTAACAAGTTTAGGTATTGATGTAGCTCAGATTAAAGCTTCAAAAATTGCTACCGATATAAAAATGTATAATTTTTCTGGAGAGGAGTCCTCAAAGCTAATAAATGGCTTAAAAATTGGGGTAGGAGCAATTGCAGGATATTTATTAATGATGTTTGTAATTATTTATGGTTCTTCGGTAATGCGAAGTGTAATAGAAGAGAAAACAAGTAGAATTATAGAAATTATAGTCTCGTCTGTAAAACCATTTCAGTTAATGTTAGGAAAAATTATAGGAAACGCCTCAGCTGGTTTGGTACAATTTTTTATTTGGGGAATATTACTACTCGTTATTTCTTCTGTACTGTCTGCAATTTTTGGTATAAATGTTGTAGAAATGCAAACTGCAAGAATACCAGATGCACAAATGGAAGTTGTAAAAGATGCTGCGGGTATAGATAAAGTTCAATTGTTAATTCAGGAAATAGCAAGTTTACCTCTATTAAAACTATTTATACTATTTATATTTTACTTTTTAGGAGGATTTATGCTTTATAGTTCTTTATTTGCAGCAGTTGGTGCTGCAGTAGACAACGAAACAGATACTCAACAGTTTATGCTACCTATAATGTTGCCACTAATTTTAGGCGTTTATGTTGGTTTTGCAACGGTTATTAATGAGCCACATGGTTCTATGGCGGTGTTGTTTTCTCATATTCCGTTTACGAGTCCTATTGTAATGCTTATGAGAGTTCCTTTTGGGGTTTCTTGGTTAGAAATAGTACTTTCTATGAGCTTATTAGTCGCTACTTTTGTTTTTATGGTTTGGTTGGCATCAAAAATTTACAGAGTTGGTATTTTAATGTATGGCAAAAAACCAACATACAAAGATTTATATAAATGGTTAAAATATTAA
- a CDS encoding ABC transporter ATP-binding protein translates to MKNVLEINNVVKKYGDFTALNNVSIHVPKGSVYGLLGPNGAGKTSLIRIINQITMPDSGSVFLDGEKLAPKHTAYIGYLPEERGLYKSMKVGEQAMYLAQLKGLSKTEAKKRLQYWFEKFDISAWWNKKIEELSKGMAQKVQFIVTVMHAPKLLIFDEPFSGFDPINAQLIAKEILQLRDEGATIIFSTHRMESVEELCDEIALIDNSNKILEGKLVDIKRAFRTHTFQVGLKTTVPAKVQEELKQHFTIFPANFNMLNEGLTLNVQLNKETSSNDLLSFLSARGEVQHFVEVVPSANDIFIQAIHKNN, encoded by the coding sequence ATGAAAAATGTATTAGAAATAAATAACGTTGTAAAAAAATATGGAGATTTTACAGCGTTAAATAACGTCTCTATTCACGTTCCTAAAGGAAGTGTGTATGGGTTGTTAGGCCCCAATGGAGCTGGAAAAACATCTTTAATAAGAATTATCAATCAAATTACGATGCCAGATTCTGGTAGTGTTTTTTTAGATGGCGAAAAGTTGGCACCAAAACACACTGCTTATATTGGGTACTTACCAGAAGAAAGAGGGTTGTACAAATCTATGAAAGTTGGTGAGCAAGCCATGTACTTAGCACAATTAAAAGGTTTGAGTAAAACAGAGGCCAAAAAAAGATTACAATACTGGTTTGAGAAATTTGATATTTCAGCTTGGTGGAACAAGAAAATAGAAGAATTATCTAAAGGAATGGCTCAAAAAGTACAGTTTATTGTTACCGTAATGCATGCTCCTAAATTGTTAATTTTTGATGAGCCTTTTTCTGGTTTCGATCCTATTAATGCACAATTAATTGCAAAAGAAATTTTACAATTAAGAGATGAAGGGGCTACTATTATTTTTTCTACTCATAGAATGGAGTCTGTAGAAGAATTGTGTGATGAAATTGCTCTTATAGATAACTCTAATAAAATTTTAGAAGGAAAATTAGTAGATATTAAAAGAGCTTTTAGAACTCATACTTTTCAAGTAGGATTAAAAACAACTGTTCCTGCTAAAGTACAAGAGGAATTAAAACAACATTTCACTATTTTTCCTGCCAATTTTAACATGTTAAATGAGGGGTTAACGTTAAATGTTCAGCTAAACAAAGAAACGAGTTCTAATGACTTACTTTCTTTTTTATCAGCAAGAGGAGAGGTACAGCATTTTGTTGAAGTAGTACCAAGTGCCAACGATATTTTTATACAAGCAATACATAAAAACAACTAA
- a CDS encoding MarR family winged helix-turn-helix transcriptional regulator — translation MDKDKTIDHQLRATWQAVAKMYNEQAAQHDSTMATAFVLLNIDKEKGTPSTALGPLMGMEPTSLSRILKNMEDKGAISREKNPEDGRSVIIKLTPYGKEMRAISKGHVIQFNETIVQQVSAKDLEGFFKVTSVINKLIANKEIFTTVAEKAL, via the coding sequence ATGGATAAAGATAAAACAATAGATCATCAGTTAAGAGCAACGTGGCAAGCGGTTGCAAAGATGTATAATGAGCAAGCGGCACAGCACGATAGCACTATGGCAACAGCTTTTGTGCTATTAAATATAGACAAAGAGAAAGGAACACCTTCTACTGCTTTAGGGCCCTTAATGGGCATGGAGCCCACTAGTTTGTCCCGAATTTTAAAGAATATGGAAGATAAAGGCGCTATATCTAGAGAAAAAAATCCGGAAGATGGCAGAAGTGTTATTATAAAACTAACTCCTTATGGAAAAGAAATGAGAGCAATTTCTAAAGGACATGTTATTCAATTTAACGAAACGATTGTACAGCAAGTGTCTGCTAAAGATTTAGAAGGTTTTTTTAAAGTAACCTCTGTAATCAACAAACTTATAGCAAATAAAGAAATTTTTACAACAGTTGCCGAAAAAGCACTATAA